Sequence from the Enhydrobacter sp. genome:
GAGCATATTCTTTCTAAAGTTCCCGATAACGATAGAAGGCGCGTCCCAATACAGCCTACGGTAGACACCAGTGTGGCATCGGTCAACGTCAGCATAATTTCTCATAAGGAAGGCCGGGATACTCTGCCAATTGCCTCCCGCAGGAATATGCTTGTACCGGGCCACGATTGACGGCGCGTTGTTGGTCACTAGATGTCCATCACATTCCGATTGGCCGCGACGCATTCTCTCTTGGTACTGGCTTGTCGCATCCGTTCGATAAGGAAGCCTGTCTCGATGGTCTCCATTTCGAAGGACTGGGAGGTCATGGATTGCGGATCGAACCGAGGTAACTGTCCTGGCTGAGTGTGTCGGAAGCTCTATTGGACGTCGGGACTTCGTACCAACGATGAATAGGCGCGACCTACGTTGTGGCACTTCGAAGTTGGCCGCGTTCAGCACACCGGACGTAATCGAGTATCCTTGGCGCTTTAGCCCTCCGACTATTCCGTTAAAGAACACCTTTCGACCCTGCTCCAGCAGCCCCGCAACGTTCTCGAACACCACAAAATGCGGATTGAGTCTTGCAGTGATGCGAAGGAATTCTCGGAACAGCCAGTTCTGAGAATTGTCAGGGCCGCGCGTGCGCTGATTCGACGTTGAAAACCCCTGGCAAGGCGGCCCGCCAAAAACTATCAGGTCCTTCGAATGGCACTTGATCGGCAAATCGACCAACGTGCCAACATCAGCCTCGATGACCAGCGTATTGCGATGGTTGCGTCGGTAGGTCTCTGCGGCGTAGGGATCGCTTTCAACCGCAACCTTGACATCGATGCCGGCGCGCTCGGCGCCCAAAGACATGCCGCCAGCGCCCGAAAATAGGTCAATGCCAATCATTGGAATTCGGCTAGGTCGCGCATGCTCTTTCAGGTCACTCAATCTAAGTTCGCACGAGCAGGCCCATGGCAGATAGATTCGCCATGCGCGTTATCCACACTTAAAGATGGCTCTTCTCAAGCGACAATGCCCCCTAAGCCGCCTCCTTGTCCCCACCCTCGCCCACGCGCGCCGCTAGGCTGGCCGCCATAAACTCGTCGAGATCGCCGTCGAGCACCTTCTGCGGGTCGGAGCGTTCGACGTTGGTGCGCAGGTCCTTCACCATCTGATACGGCTGCAGCACGTAGCTCCTGATCTGGTGGCCCCAGCCGATGTCGGTCTTGCTCGCCTCGGCGGCGAGCCGCTCGGCCTCGCGCTTCTGCAGCTCGACCTCGTAGAGCCGCGCCTTCAGCATCTGCATCGCCTTGGCGCGGTTCTGGTGCTGGCTGCGCTCCTGCTGCACGGCGACGGCGATGCCGGTCGGGATGTGCGTGATGCGCACCGCACTGTCGGTCTTGTTGACGTGCTGGCCGCCCGCGCCACTGGCGCGGTAGGTGTCGACCCTCAGA
This genomic interval carries:
- a CDS encoding DNA cytosine methyltransferase, translated to MIGIDLFSGAGGMSLGAERAGIDVKVAVESDPYAAETYRRNHRNTLVIEADVGTLVDLPIKCHSKDLIVFGGPPCQGFSTSNQRTRGPDNSQNWLFREFLRITARLNPHFVVFENVAGLLEQGRKVFFNGIVGGLKRQGYSITSGVLNAANFEVPQRRSRLFIVGTKSRRPIELPTHSARTVTSVRSAIHDLPVLRNGDHRDRLPYRTDATSQYQERMRRGQSECDGHLVTNNAPSIVARYKHIPAGGNWQSIPAFLMRNYADVDRCHTGVYRRLYWDAPSIVIGNFRKNMLVHPSQNRGLSVREAARLQSFPDSHTFFGSIGKQQQQVGNAVPPLLAQAVFQSLVAQV